In one Pseudomonas hydrolytica genomic region, the following are encoded:
- a CDS encoding enoyl-CoA hydratase, with the protein MTTALETYKSGIFDLTHKLTVEKHGHTALITINHPPANTWDRDSLIGLKQVVEHLNRDDEVYALVVTGQGPKFFSAGADLNMFADGDKARAREMARRFGEAFETLRDFRGVSIAAINGYAMGGGLECALACDIRIAERQAQMALPEAAVGLLPCAGGTQALPWLVGEGWAKRMILCGERIDAETALRIGLVEQVVDTGEARGSALLLAAKVARQSPVAVRTIKPLIQGARERGPNTWLPEERERFVDLFDADDTREGVNAFLEKRDPQWRNK; encoded by the coding sequence ATGACTACCGCACTGGAAACCTACAAATCCGGCATCTTCGACCTGACCCACAAGCTGACCGTGGAAAAGCACGGCCATACCGCGCTGATCACCATCAACCATCCGCCGGCCAACACCTGGGACCGCGACTCGCTGATCGGCCTCAAGCAGGTGGTCGAGCACCTCAACCGTGACGACGAGGTCTACGCCCTGGTGGTGACCGGCCAGGGACCGAAGTTCTTCTCCGCCGGCGCCGACCTGAACATGTTCGCCGACGGCGACAAGGCGCGCGCCCGCGAGATGGCCCGACGCTTCGGCGAAGCCTTCGAGACCCTGCGCGATTTCCGCGGCGTGTCCATCGCCGCGATCAACGGCTACGCCATGGGCGGCGGCCTGGAATGCGCCCTGGCCTGCGACATCCGCATCGCCGAACGCCAGGCGCAGATGGCCCTGCCGGAAGCGGCCGTGGGCCTGCTGCCGTGCGCCGGCGGCACCCAGGCGCTACCCTGGCTGGTGGGTGAAGGCTGGGCCAAGCGCATGATCCTCTGCGGCGAGCGTATCGACGCCGAAACCGCCCTGCGCATCGGCCTGGTCGAGCAGGTGGTGGATACCGGCGAGGCGCGCGGCAGCGCCCTGCTGCTGGCCGCCAAGGTGGCGCGGCAGAGCCCGGTGGCGGTGCGCACCATCAAGCCGCTGATCCAGGGCGCGCGCGAGCGCGGCCCGAACACCTGGCTGCCGGAAGAGCGCGAGCGCTTCGTCGACCTGTTCGACGCCGACGATACCCGCGAGGGCGTCAACGCCTTCCTGGAAAAACGCGACCCGCAGTGGCGCAACAAATGA
- a CDS encoding enoyl-CoA hydratase/isomerase family protein yields the protein MNLQFEERPSLHGYRIGIASLDAEKSLNALTLPMIQALDARLQAWAEDPTIACVMLRGNGPKAFCAGGDVVQLVQRCREHPGEVPPLARRFFADEYRLDHRIHSYPKPFICWAHGHVLGGGMGLMQGAGVRIVTPSSRLGMPEINIGLYPDVGGSWFLARLPGRLGLFLGLTAASINARDALDLNLADRFLRDDQQDALLEGLVQLNWREQPAAQLHSLLRALENEARGELPAAQWLPRRERIDELLDVADLPAAVQAISALQQDDDALLARAAKTLAHGCPLTAHLVWQQIRRARHLSLAEVFRMEYAMSLNCCRHPDFPEGVRARLIDKDQTPHWHWPDVAAIPEAVIEAHFAPAWEGEHPLADL from the coding sequence ATGAACCTGCAATTCGAAGAACGCCCCAGCCTGCATGGCTACCGCATCGGCATCGCCAGCCTGGACGCCGAGAAGAGCCTCAACGCTCTCACCCTGCCGATGATCCAGGCGCTCGATGCGCGCCTGCAAGCCTGGGCCGAAGACCCGACCATCGCCTGCGTGATGCTGCGCGGCAACGGCCCGAAAGCCTTCTGCGCCGGCGGCGACGTGGTGCAGCTGGTGCAGCGGTGCCGCGAACACCCCGGTGAGGTGCCGCCGCTGGCGCGGCGCTTCTTCGCCGACGAATACCGCCTCGACCACCGCATCCACAGCTATCCCAAACCCTTCATCTGCTGGGCCCACGGCCACGTGCTGGGCGGCGGCATGGGCCTGATGCAGGGCGCCGGCGTCCGCATCGTCACGCCGAGCAGCCGACTGGGCATGCCGGAAATCAATATCGGCCTGTATCCGGATGTCGGCGGCAGCTGGTTCCTTGCCCGTCTGCCGGGGCGTCTGGGCCTGTTTCTCGGCCTCACCGCCGCCAGCATCAACGCCCGCGATGCGCTGGACCTGAACCTGGCCGACCGCTTTCTGCGCGACGACCAGCAGGATGCCCTGCTCGAAGGCCTGGTGCAGCTGAACTGGCGCGAGCAGCCGGCCGCGCAACTGCACAGCCTGCTGCGCGCACTGGAGAACGAGGCGCGCGGCGAACTGCCGGCGGCCCAGTGGCTGCCGCGCCGCGAGCGTATCGACGAGCTGCTCGATGTCGCCGACCTGCCGGCGGCGGTTCAGGCCATCAGCGCCCTGCAGCAGGATGACGACGCCCTGCTCGCCCGCGCCGCCAAGACCCTGGCCCATGGCTGCCCGCTGACCGCGCACCTGGTCTGGCAGCAGATCCGCCGCGCGCGGCACCTGTCGCTGGCCGAGGTGTTCCGCATGGAATACGCCATGAGCCTGAATTGCTGCCGCCACCCGGACTTCCCCGAAGGCGTGCGCGCTCGCCTGATCGACAAGGACCAGACGCCGCACTGGCATTGGCCGGACGTGGCCGCGATTCCCGAGGCG